From the genome of Bradyrhizobium sp. G127:
GCGGGTGACGCCATCGCGCATCCGATACGAAACGCGCCCCCTGCTCGGCTGCAATTGCGTCGAAAGCATTTGCAACAGCGTCGACTTGCCCGAGCCGGATTCGCCGACGATGGCAAGCACCTCGCCCGGATAGAGTTCGAACGACACCTTGTCGCAGGCGAGTTGCCGCCCATAGGACTTGCTCAGGCCTTCGCAGACAAGCAGTGGCTGATCGTCGTCGCGCATCATGTCACCTGATGGTCGGCGCCGAAGCCGGCGCCCTGATGGCCGTCCGCACGGCGGGTCTCGCAGTAATCCGTGTCGGAACACACGAACATTCGCCCGCCCTTGTCGTCGACCACGACCTCATCGAGATAGGACGTATCCGATCCGCACAATGCGCAAGGTGCATCGAAGCGATAGATCTCGAACGGATGATCCTCGAAATCGAGCGACGTCACTTTTGTATAGGGCGGGATCGCATAGATGCGCTTCTCACGCCCCGCACCAAACAGCTGCAGCGCCGCGCAATCGTCCATCTTCGGGTTGTCGAATTTTGGCGTCGGCGATGGGTCCATTACATAGCGCTCATTGACCTTCACCGGATAAGCATAGGTCGTCGCGATGTGCCCGTGGCGCGCAATGTCCTCGTACAGCTTGACATGCATTAGCCCGTATTCACCAAGCGCATGCATGCGCCGGG
Proteins encoded in this window:
- a CDS encoding alpha-D-ribose 1-methylphosphonate 5-phosphate C-P-lyase PhnJ yields the protein MNAPVYNFAYLDEQTKRMIRRAILKAIAIPGYQVPFASREMPMPYGWGTGGVQVTAAILGQDDTLKVIDQGSDDTTNAISIRKFFEKTAGVKTTTVTSDATVIQTRHRIPETALNDNQVLVYQVPIPEPLRFLEPRETETRRMHALGEYGLMHVKLYEDIARHGHIATTYAYPVKVNERYVMDPSPTPKFDNPKMDDCAALQLFGAGREKRIYAIPPYTKVTSLDFEDHPFEIYRFDAPCALCGSDTSYLDEVVVDDKGGRMFVCSDTDYCETRRADGHQGAGFGADHQVT